A section of the Bradyrhizobium oligotrophicum S58 genome encodes:
- a CDS encoding hybrid sensor histidine kinase/response regulator: MAGRQRIDRVRRQYNQWVANQTLEDYALRFTAKSARRWSAARVANTALGAISFLALEAIGGTITLNYGVTNATAAILVASVIIFCCGLPIAYHAAKCGIDIDLLTRGAGFGYIGSTVTSLIYASFTFIFFAIEAVILASALEMCFGIPRPIGYLISAVVIIPLVTYGITLISRFQLWTQPLWVVLHILPFAAIAYASPHSFAEWQQFPGEHGDPMGHLDLALFGTAAAVVFSLVAQIGEQVDFLRFLPRDRRTSKRSWWIALLSAGPGWIVLGALKLLAGSFLAFFALSHGVSADHAAEPAHMYLEAFRYVLARPDLALALTGTFVIVSQIKINVTNAYAGSIAWSNFFSRLTHSHPGRVVWLVFNVVVALLLMEIGVYKALEQTLALYSNIAISWVGALVADLVINKPLGLRPPQMEFKRAHLYDINPVGVGAMTIATIVSISAFYGLFGPTGKALSTFVALGVALVTAPAIAYLTGGKYYLARKPKRSWQNIEQIQCCICEHHFEPEDTAACPAYSGPICSLCCSLDARCHDLCKPHARAQAQVSAALSGMLPQSVLAKINSQFGHYVGVFLTSAGLVALTLGMIYLETSAALPGFKGIISDVLWKVFFALSIIIGVVTWLFVLAQQSRRAAEAETRRQTHLLIQEIEAHKRTDAELQRAKEVAESANLAKSRYVVGLSHELRSPLNAISGYAQLLEQDTSLPPKPRDQVRVVRRSADHLSGLIDGILDISKIEAGRLYLSRDEVRLSEFLDQLVGMFRLQAAAKGVDFVFKRPAVLPLVVYADEKRLRQILINLLSNAIKFTQEGSVRFVVHYRSPVAEFEVIDTGPGIQPDDLERIFAPFERGALGAAQPQTGTGLGLTISRLLAGVMGGDIKVESKVGTGSTFKVKILLSEVTNPTRHAPVKAPVAGYLGPRKTILITDDDPVHRDLLREVLTPLGFILLSAPDGPACLALAQHCQPDLFILDISMPGMDGWTVAETLRGSGHHHARILMTSASALEAHGRPLAQPFHDSYLMKPIDIPRLLEAIRQLLKLEWSYQTDQPMVEPHWRPDTGSRPPLKYVEELMGLGQIGYIRAIQLKLDEIGSAHPEHADFVAQMRTLIDRFDLDQYMATLKTLHAYEH; the protein is encoded by the coding sequence GTGGCAGGGCGGCAGCGGATCGACCGCGTCAGGCGCCAATACAACCAGTGGGTCGCCAACCAGACGTTGGAGGACTACGCACTCCGTTTCACGGCCAAGAGCGCCCGGCGCTGGTCGGCCGCCCGCGTCGCCAACACGGCCCTGGGCGCGATCTCGTTCCTGGCCCTGGAGGCGATCGGCGGCACCATCACGCTGAACTACGGCGTGACCAACGCGACCGCGGCGATCCTGGTCGCCAGCGTCATCATCTTCTGCTGTGGCCTGCCGATCGCCTATCACGCGGCCAAATGCGGCATCGACATCGATCTGCTGACGCGTGGCGCGGGCTTTGGCTATATCGGCTCGACCGTGACGTCGCTGATCTACGCGTCCTTCACCTTCATCTTCTTCGCGATCGAGGCCGTCATCCTGGCGTCCGCGCTGGAGATGTGCTTCGGCATTCCCAGGCCGATCGGCTACCTCATCAGCGCCGTCGTCATCATCCCGCTCGTCACCTACGGCATCACGCTGATCAGCCGCTTCCAGCTGTGGACGCAGCCGCTCTGGGTGGTGCTGCACATCCTCCCCTTTGCGGCGATCGCCTATGCGAGCCCGCACTCGTTCGCGGAATGGCAGCAATTTCCCGGCGAGCATGGCGATCCCATGGGCCATCTCGATCTGGCGCTGTTCGGCACGGCTGCCGCCGTGGTGTTCTCGCTGGTGGCCCAGATCGGCGAGCAGGTCGATTTCCTTCGCTTCCTGCCGCGCGACCGGCGCACGTCGAAACGGTCGTGGTGGATCGCGCTGCTGTCGGCCGGCCCCGGCTGGATCGTGCTCGGCGCACTGAAGCTGCTGGCCGGCTCGTTCCTCGCCTTCTTCGCGCTCAGCCACGGCGTCTCGGCCGACCACGCCGCCGAACCGGCACACATGTATCTGGAGGCGTTCCGCTATGTACTGGCCCGGCCGGACCTGGCACTCGCGCTGACCGGCACCTTCGTGATCGTGTCTCAGATCAAGATCAATGTCACCAATGCCTATGCCGGCTCGATCGCCTGGTCGAACTTCTTCTCGCGCCTGACGCACAGCCATCCCGGCCGCGTGGTCTGGCTGGTGTTCAACGTCGTCGTCGCGCTGCTCTTGATGGAGATCGGCGTCTACAAGGCGCTGGAGCAGACGCTGGCGCTGTACTCCAACATCGCGATCTCCTGGGTCGGCGCTCTGGTCGCCGACCTCGTGATCAACAAGCCGCTCGGATTGCGGCCGCCGCAGATGGAGTTCAAGCGCGCCCATCTCTACGACATCAACCCGGTTGGCGTCGGCGCCATGACGATCGCCACGATCGTCTCGATTAGCGCCTTCTATGGCCTGTTCGGACCGACCGGCAAGGCGCTCTCGACCTTCGTCGCGTTGGGCGTCGCGCTCGTCACCGCGCCGGCGATCGCCTATCTCACCGGCGGCAAATACTATCTGGCGCGTAAGCCGAAGCGGAGCTGGCAGAACATCGAGCAGATCCAGTGCTGCATCTGTGAGCACCATTTCGAGCCCGAGGACACCGCTGCCTGCCCCGCTTATTCCGGCCCGATCTGCTCGCTGTGCTGCTCGCTCGATGCGCGCTGCCACGATCTGTGCAAGCCGCATGCGCGGGCACAGGCCCAGGTCTCGGCGGCGCTCAGCGGCATGCTGCCGCAATCCGTGCTGGCGAAGATCAACTCGCAGTTCGGGCATTACGTCGGCGTGTTCCTGACATCAGCCGGGCTGGTCGCGCTGACGCTCGGGATGATCTATCTGGAGACGTCGGCAGCGCTGCCGGGCTTCAAGGGGATCATCTCCGATGTGCTATGGAAGGTGTTCTTCGCGCTCTCCATCATCATCGGCGTCGTGACCTGGCTGTTCGTGCTGGCCCAGCAGAGCCGCCGCGCCGCCGAGGCCGAGACGCGGCGCCAGACCCACCTTCTCATCCAGGAGATCGAGGCCCACAAGCGCACCGATGCCGAATTGCAGCGCGCCAAGGAAGTCGCGGAGTCGGCCAATCTCGCCAAGAGCCGCTACGTGGTCGGCCTGAGCCACGAGCTGCGCTCGCCGCTGAACGCGATCTCCGGCTATGCCCAGTTGCTCGAGCAGGACACGAGCCTGCCGCCGAAGCCCCGCGACCAGGTCCGCGTCGTGCGCCGCAGCGCCGACCATCTGTCGGGCCTGATCGACGGCATTCTCGACATCTCCAAGATCGAGGCGGGAAGGTTGTATCTGTCGCGCGACGAGGTGCGGCTGAGCGAATTCCTCGACCAGCTCGTCGGCATGTTCCGGCTGCAGGCGGCCGCGAAGGGCGTCGACTTCGTGTTCAAGCGGCCCGCCGTGCTGCCGCTCGTCGTCTATGCCGACGAGAAGCGGCTGCGCCAGATCCTGATCAATCTGCTGTCGAATGCGATCAAATTCACCCAGGAAGGGAGCGTCCGGTTCGTCGTGCACTACCGCAGCCCGGTGGCTGAGTTCGAAGTGATCGACACGGGTCCCGGCATCCAGCCCGACGACCTCGAGCGGATCTTCGCGCCGTTCGAGCGCGGTGCGCTCGGCGCCGCGCAGCCGCAGACCGGCACGGGACTGGGCTTGACGATCAGCCGCCTGCTCGCCGGGGTGATGGGCGGCGATATCAAGGTCGAGAGCAAGGTCGGCACCGGCAGCACGTTCAAGGTGAAGATCCTGCTCTCTGAAGTGACCAACCCGACGCGGCACGCGCCGGTGAAGGCGCCGGTGGCGGGCTATCTCGGCCCGCGCAAGACGATCCTCATTACCGACGACGATCCGGTGCATCGCGACCTGCTGCGCGAGGTGCTGACGCCGCTCGGCTTCATTTTGCTGAGCGCGCCCGACGGTCCCGCCTGCCTCGCGCTCGCACAACATTGTCAGCCGGATCTCTTCATTCTCGACATCTCGATGCCGGGCATGGATGGCTGGACGGTGGCCGAGACCTTGCGCGGCAGCGGCCATCATCACGCGCGCATCCTGATGACGTCGGCGAGCGCGCTCGAAGCGCATGGAAGACCGCTGGCGCAGCCGTTCCATGACAGTTATCTGATGAAGCCGATCGACATTCCGCGGCTGCTGGAGGCGATACGTCAATTGCTCAAACTCGAATGGAGCTATCAGACCGATCAACCAATGGTGGAGCCGCACTGGCGCCCTGACACCGGATCGCGGCCGCCTTTGAAGTATGTCGAAGAGCTGATGGGCCTCGGCCAGATCGGTTACATCAGGGCCATTCAGCTCAAGCTCGACGAGATCGGCAGCGCGCACCCGGAACATGCCGATTTCGTCGCCCAGATGCGCACGCTGATCGATCGCTTCGACCTCGATCAGTACATGGCCACTCTGAAGACACTGCATGCTTATGAGCACTGA
- the urtA gene encoding urea ABC transporter substrate-binding protein has product MSDETKKGLKSPLRRQLLMGMAAIPALAMMPRPSFGAGPATSAVNTTGLAVTDSEVTVGILHSVTGTMAISETGSVQAEKLAIEQINASGGVLGRKIKYIQEDGASDWPTFAEKAKKLLVNDKCAAVMGCWTSASRKAVLPVFEQYNGMLYYPTFYEGLEQSKNVIYTGQEATQQIIAGLDWVNKTKGAKTFYLLGSDYIWPRTSNKIARKHIEGHLQGAKVVGEEYFPLGHTQFNSVINKIKLTKPDVIYAIIVGGSNVAFYKQLKAAGIDMSKQTLLTISVTEDEIDGIGGENIAGAYACMKYFQSLDNANNKAFVADFKKMWGEKTVIGDVTQAAYLGPWLWKLTVEKAGSFDIDKIAAASPGIEFKGAPEGYVRIHENHHLWSKTRVGRAKADGQYELIYETADLVEPDPFPKGYQ; this is encoded by the coding sequence ATGTCAGACGAAACCAAAAAAGGCCTGAAGTCGCCGCTTCGGCGGCAATTGCTGATGGGAATGGCCGCCATTCCGGCGCTCGCGATGATGCCGAGGCCGTCCTTTGGCGCCGGTCCTGCAACCTCTGCTGTCAATACGACCGGACTTGCAGTCACCGATAGCGAAGTGACGGTCGGCATTCTGCATTCGGTCACCGGCACGATGGCGATCTCGGAGACCGGCTCGGTGCAGGCCGAGAAGCTCGCGATCGAGCAGATCAACGCCTCCGGCGGCGTGCTCGGCCGCAAGATCAAATACATCCAGGAAGACGGCGCCTCCGACTGGCCGACCTTCGCCGAAAAGGCCAAGAAGCTCCTGGTCAACGACAAATGCGCCGCCGTGATGGGCTGCTGGACCTCGGCCTCGCGCAAGGCCGTGCTGCCGGTGTTCGAACAGTACAACGGCATGCTCTATTATCCGACCTTCTACGAAGGCCTCGAGCAGTCCAAGAACGTCATCTATACCGGCCAGGAAGCCACGCAGCAGATCATCGCCGGCCTCGACTGGGTCAACAAGACCAAGGGCGCGAAGACCTTCTACCTGCTCGGCTCCGACTACATCTGGCCGCGCACCTCGAACAAGATCGCGCGCAAGCACATCGAGGGCCATCTCCAGGGCGCCAAGGTCGTCGGCGAAGAGTACTTCCCGCTCGGCCACACCCAGTTCAACTCGGTGATCAACAAGATCAAGCTCACCAAGCCCGACGTGATCTACGCCATCATCGTCGGCGGCTCCAACGTCGCCTTCTACAAGCAGCTCAAGGCGGCCGGCATCGACATGTCGAAGCAGACGCTGCTGACCATCTCCGTCACCGAGGACGAGATCGACGGCATCGGCGGTGAGAACATCGCGGGCGCGTACGCCTGCATGAAGTACTTCCAGTCGCTCGACAACGCCAACAACAAGGCCTTCGTCGCCGACTTCAAGAAGATGTGGGGCGAGAAGACCGTGATCGGTGACGTCACGCAGGCTGCCTATCTCGGCCCGTGGCTGTGGAAGTTGACGGTCGAGAAGGCCGGCAGCTTCGACATCGACAAGATCGCGGCGGCCTCGCCCGGCATCGAGTTCAAGGGCGCGCCGGAGGGCTATGTGCGGATCCACGAGAACCACCACCTCTGGTCCAAGACCCGCGTCGGCCGCGCCAAGGCTGACGGTCAGTACGAGCTGATCTACGAGACCGCCGATCTGGTCGAGCCCGATCCGTTCCCGAAGGGCTATCAGTAA
- the urtB gene encoding urea ABC transporter permease subunit UrtB yields MFGDYSIGDLGAIFAMQGFAGLILFSVYVLMALGLAIIFGQMGVINMAHGEFMILGAYVTWMTSNAFQHFLPALFPGYFFVAMALAFIASGSLGMLVEWAMIRRLYKRPLDTLLATWGLSLILQQAYRSVFGAREVGVELPDWMMGSWQVTDAIQIPINGMFVMCLTILITIVVAYVLFLSRWGKQVRAVVQNRVMAGAVGINTEKVDRYTFGLGCGIAGVAGSAFTMIGSTGPTAGQLYIVDTFLVVVFGGAASLLGTIASAFTISQAQSTMEFFLSGSMAKVLTLLAIVAILMLRPQGLFALKVRK; encoded by the coding sequence ATGTTCGGTGACTATTCCATCGGCGACCTCGGGGCCATCTTCGCGATGCAGGGCTTCGCGGGCCTCATCCTGTTTTCGGTCTACGTGCTGATGGCGCTGGGGCTTGCCATCATCTTCGGCCAGATGGGCGTCATCAACATGGCGCATGGCGAGTTCATGATCCTCGGCGCCTACGTCACCTGGATGACCTCGAACGCCTTCCAGCATTTTCTCCCCGCTCTGTTCCCCGGCTACTTCTTTGTCGCCATGGCGCTTGCCTTCATCGCCTCCGGCTCGCTCGGGATGCTGGTCGAATGGGCCATGATACGCCGGCTGTACAAGCGGCCTCTCGACACGCTGCTCGCCACCTGGGGACTCAGCCTGATCCTGCAGCAGGCCTATCGCTCGGTGTTCGGCGCGCGCGAGGTCGGCGTCGAGCTGCCGGACTGGATGATGGGCTCCTGGCAGGTGACCGACGCCATCCAGATCCCGATCAACGGCATGTTCGTGATGTGCCTGACCATCCTGATCACGATCGTGGTTGCCTATGTCCTCTTCCTGTCGCGCTGGGGCAAGCAGGTCCGCGCCGTCGTGCAGAACCGCGTGATGGCCGGTGCCGTTGGCATTAATACCGAGAAGGTCGACCGCTACACGTTCGGTCTCGGCTGCGGTATCGCCGGCGTCGCCGGCTCCGCTTTCACCATGATCGGCTCGACTGGTCCGACCGCCGGCCAGCTCTACATCGTCGACACCTTCCTGGTCGTTGTGTTTGGCGGCGCGGCCAGCCTGCTCGGCACCATCGCTTCGGCCTTCACCATCTCCCAGGCGCAGTCGACCATGGAGTTCTTCCTGTCCGGCTCGATGGCCAAGGTGCTCACGCTGCTTGCGATCGTCGCGATCCTGATGCTGCGCCCCCAGGGACTGTTTGCCCTCAAGGTCCGCAAGTGA
- the urtC gene encoding urea ABC transporter permease subunit UrtC has protein sequence MINSRFFNRSELIGFVSLLLLLVVILPLALDIFRLNLVAKYLTYSFVAIGLVLCWGYGGILSLGQGVFFGLGGYCMAMFLKLEASSVANTKIQSTPGIPDFMDWNQLTQLPFFWKPFQSFPFALAAIILVPAVFAFIIGAAMFKRRVGGVYFAIITQAIAAIMTILIVGQQGYTGGINGITDLRTLHGWDIRTDHAKYILYFVEVLFLFAAILVAQFIRLTKLGRILVAMREQEDRVRFSGYSVANFKIFAFCAAAVFAAVGGALFTLEVGFMSPSFVGIVPSIEMVIYTAVGGRLSIFGAVYGTILVNFAKTSLSETFPQLWLFGLGALFIAVVLAFPNGLAGIWGDYVQPRIDRLLASRTKKPSNGGLVADGAPAE, from the coding sequence ATGATCAACTCGCGCTTCTTCAACCGATCGGAGCTCATCGGCTTCGTCTCCTTGCTGCTCTTGCTGGTCGTCATCCTGCCGCTGGCGCTCGACATCTTCCGCCTCAACCTGGTCGCGAAGTATCTGACGTACTCCTTTGTCGCCATCGGCTTGGTGCTGTGCTGGGGTTATGGCGGCATTCTCAGCCTCGGGCAGGGCGTGTTCTTCGGCCTCGGCGGCTACTGCATGGCGATGTTCCTGAAGCTGGAAGCCTCCAGCGTTGCGAATACCAAGATCCAGTCGACGCCGGGCATTCCCGACTTCATGGATTGGAATCAGCTGACCCAGCTGCCCTTCTTCTGGAAGCCGTTCCAGAGCTTCCCGTTTGCGCTCGCCGCGATCATCCTGGTGCCCGCGGTCTTCGCCTTCATCATCGGCGCCGCGATGTTCAAGCGCCGCGTCGGCGGCGTCTATTTCGCCATCATCACCCAGGCGATCGCGGCGATCATGACCATCCTGATCGTCGGTCAGCAGGGCTACACCGGCGGCATCAACGGCATCACCGACCTGCGCACTTTGCACGGCTGGGACATCCGCACCGATCACGCCAAGTACATCCTCTATTTCGTCGAGGTGCTCTTCCTGTTCGCTGCGATCCTGGTGGCGCAGTTCATTCGCCTGACCAAGCTCGGCCGCATCCTGGTGGCGATGCGTGAGCAGGAGGACCGGGTGCGTTTCTCGGGCTACAGCGTCGCCAACTTCAAGATCTTCGCCTTCTGCGCAGCCGCGGTCTTCGCAGCTGTCGGCGGCGCGCTGTTCACGCTCGAGGTTGGCTTCATGTCGCCGTCCTTCGTCGGCATCGTGCCGTCGATCGAAATGGTGATCTACACCGCGGTCGGCGGCCGGCTCTCCATTTTCGGCGCGGTCTACGGCACGATCCTCGTCAACTTCGCCAAGACCAGCCTGTCGGAGACGTTCCCACAGCTCTGGCTGTTCGGCCTGGGGGCGCTGTTCATCGCCGTCGTGCTCGCCTTCCCGAACGGCCTTGCCGGCATCTGGGGCGACTATGTGCAGCCGCGCATCGATCGGCTGCTGGCCTCGCGTACCAAGAAACCGAGCAATGGCGGCCTGGTCGCCGACGGCGCCCCCGCAGAGTGA
- the urtD gene encoding urea ABC transporter ATP-binding protein UrtD, with product MLIGHQPKEFLLAVEALTVSFDGFKAVNDLSFYVEENEIRVIIGPNGAGKTTVLDLICGKTKATSGSIQFRGKELTRLRENEIVKAGVGRKFQTPSVFEDLSVFENLEISFPRGRTVFGSLTFKRDAVVKDRVEEVAEMIFLKDRLKTSAAELSHGQKQWLEIGMLLIQNPDLLMLDEPVAGMSVSERAKTAELLNRIIKDRSVLVIEHDMKFVEDIAHKVTVLHQGQILSEGTMERVKNDPKVVEVYLGH from the coding sequence ATGCTCATCGGTCATCAGCCCAAGGAATTCCTGCTCGCGGTCGAAGCGCTCACCGTCTCCTTCGACGGCTTCAAGGCAGTCAACGATCTCTCCTTCTACGTCGAGGAGAACGAGATCCGCGTCATCATCGGCCCCAACGGCGCCGGCAAGACCACCGTGCTCGACCTGATCTGCGGCAAGACCAAAGCGACCTCCGGCTCGATCCAGTTCCGCGGCAAGGAGCTGACCAGGCTGCGCGAGAACGAGATCGTCAAGGCGGGTGTGGGGCGCAAATTCCAGACGCCGTCGGTGTTCGAGGATCTCAGCGTTTTCGAGAATCTCGAGATCTCGTTCCCGCGCGGCCGCACCGTGTTCGGCTCGCTGACCTTCAAGCGCGACGCTGTCGTCAAGGACCGCGTCGAGGAGGTCGCCGAAATGATCTTCCTCAAGGATCGCCTCAAGACCTCGGCGGCCGAGCTCAGCCACGGCCAGAAGCAGTGGCTCGAGATCGGCATGCTGCTGATCCAGAACCCGGACCTCCTGATGCTCGACGAGCCCGTCGCCGGCATGAGCGTCAGCGAGCGCGCCAAGACCGCCGAGCTGCTCAACCGCATCATCAAGGACCGCTCGGTGCTGGTGATCGAGCACGACATGAAGTTCGTCGAGGACATCGCCCACAAGGTCACCGTGCTGCACCAGGGACAGATCCTCTCCGAAGGCACGATGGAGCGGGTCAAGAACGACCCCAAGGTCGTTGAAGTCTATCTGGGGCATTGA
- the urtE gene encoding urea ABC transporter ATP-binding subunit UrtE yields the protein MLAISDLHVAYGQSEVLHGLNVKVAPNEIVAIMGRNGMGKTTLMKSLMGILPSKSGSIDMNGTELSGLKSYERVAKGLAYVPQGRMIFSTMTVKENIETGLVVSGESEVPGDIYELFPVLLEMKGRRGGNLSGGQQQQLAIARALATKPKVLLLDEPTEGIQPSIIKDMARTLKRIRDEKGLSIVVSEQVLSFALDIADRVLVIENGEIVRDDPRDQVDAAQVSKYLSV from the coding sequence ATGTTGGCAATCTCCGATCTCCATGTCGCCTATGGCCAGAGCGAGGTGCTGCATGGCCTCAACGTCAAGGTCGCGCCCAACGAGATCGTTGCGATCATGGGGCGCAACGGCATGGGCAAGACCACGCTGATGAAGTCGCTGATGGGCATCCTGCCGTCAAAGAGCGGCTCCATCGATATGAACGGCACCGAGTTGTCGGGCCTGAAGAGCTACGAGCGTGTCGCCAAGGGCCTCGCCTATGTCCCGCAGGGCCGCATGATCTTCTCGACCATGACGGTCAAGGAGAACATCGAGACCGGCCTCGTCGTCTCCGGCGAGTCCGAGGTGCCCGGCGACATCTATGAGCTGTTCCCGGTGCTGCTGGAGATGAAGGGCCGCCGCGGCGGCAACCTCTCTGGCGGCCAGCAGCAGCAGCTCGCGATCGCGCGCGCGCTTGCGACCAAGCCGAAGGTGCTGCTGCTCGACGAGCCGACCGAGGGCATTCAGCCCTCGATCATCAAGGACATGGCGCGCACGCTGAAGCGCATCCGCGACGAGAAGGGGCTGTCGATCGTCGTCTCCGAGCAGGTGCTGAGCTTTGCGCTCGACATCGCCGACCGCGTGCTGGTGATCGAGAACGGCGAGATCGTCCGCGACGATCCGCGCGATCAGGTCGATGCGGCGCAGGTGTCCAAATATCTGTCGGTCTAA